One Penaeus monodon isolate SGIC_2016 chromosome 42, NSTDA_Pmon_1, whole genome shotgun sequence genomic window, AATTGTTTTCATGATCGTTAAAAAGACAGTTCTTGACACTCCATGAAAagatgtaagaaaaaataatatagagttatatataaaatatttattagcaCATTCTATGGATGGCACaataaataagataacaaaatagtCTCTGTTCTCTTAAGGGATGACAATCGAAGTCTTGAACCTCAAGCTACAAGGTGGTTCTTAGGCGTAGGTGGGGGGAGCGGGCTTGTAGGCGGGGGGAGCGGGCTTGTAGGTGGGGGTGTActcggggtactgagcctcgccctcgtaggtgacctcagcTACAAGACCATCGCCGTTGTCCACATATGtgacgatctgcttgcggccgtcggggaggtcgacggtgtagctgccctcggtcttgtagccgtcgcgggactccgaGGCAGCGAAGTTGGCGCCGGAGTATCCGTCGGCGACACCGTAGTTGTAGTTGTACTTGGGGGGAACCTGAGGGAGGCAAAGAGAACGAAATTGTGAATGTGATccacatgatattttttttttttctttttagaaatgtTGTTCCATAAAGCTTTGCCCAATCGCGTACAGTTTGAAACT contains:
- the LOC119599135 gene encoding cuticle protein 8-like; protein product: MSLKIAVIACVAVMAFADQSPYPAPPAYAPPAPYHPPPKGYPAEPEYPDVSIKKKKISCGSHSQFRSLCLPQVPPKYNYNYGVADGYSGANFAASESRDGYKTEGSYTVDLPDGRKQIVTYVDNGDGLVAEVTYEGEAQYPEYTPTYKPAPPAYKPAPPTYA